The genomic region GTGATCTGTACCTGAAACATCCAGGAAGCATACGTTTTCGATATCTTCGTGGGTAAATTCCCTTGAACAGCTGCCATTCATGTTAAACAGCTTCAGAACTGGCGATTTTGAGCATACCAAAAGAACTTCATTTTGAGCCTGATGATTTTTGAAATTTCTCAAATTACCCCTGTAGTTAAGTTCAATATTGTGTTGACCGATTTTGATATCAAAGGACCGTCTTTGTCGTCTGTTTCACGATGAGTATAGGCTGCAAATGATTTGAGGCATTCGCAGGTCCTTGTATCCCACACCTTGACAAACCCATCACTCGAACCTGTGATAACTCTAGTTCCATCCACTAAATGATTAcaatttgtttattaatatacttgAATAGACTACTGTGTTCACTATTGATGTGTGACCTCTGAACTCTTTCAGTGGTTTTCCTGATTTTAGTCCATGGATCCTACATATATGTGGATTAACTAGTCAAATAGAACCTTGCTAATGAGTCGAAAGATCCTGTTAAAAGGCAGGATGAATCTCTACTGAATGTAGCGCATGTTACGGCTGAAAAGGGTTGTATATTTGTTAACTAACCTCCTTTATGGGAGTTATTCATGGTCTTTAGGCATTCGCCAGTATCAATTTTCCATATCTAAATCACATTAAACTTGAAATACGGACCTTTATATTACCCTTTTGGTCACCACTGGCAAGAACCTCAGAGTCTCTACTAACTGCCAAGCAGGTGATTAGCGTTTCATGAAGCATAAAATGGTCCTAAACAGAAAATATAGTAATTGTTAGTTACATTCGCTTGGTATGACAATTCCGTATCCAAAACTCCTAAACTCCAGTTCCAAACTTCGATAAATCCATCCGAAGAACTACACCTTGTATCACACAATAACTTACCCGGAAATCAAGTATTGGCCATTTGGCGTAAAAACTACGCATTCAGGATGTGAATTTTCGGCAAACTACATGATTATTTGGGATAATTATTGTACCTTAATGATTTTGCTTATGTTTTTAACATATTCTGGAGCCTCGTCAGACATTTTTGAAATGTTTTTAAAGACGTCGAATTTTTCTCCAGGGGGTAATATTCCCATGTGATTTTGCCATTTCAACGCCATTCCCAACAAGGCAAGTAATCTAGACTGTGGCACGTGTTCTATATCCTTTGAAAGGGCtaaaaacatttattaattatttccaCAACCTTCTGCTACGATGTTTCTCTTCCTTTCTTTGGTCAGATGTTGGTGAGATGTTTCAGTTGATATTCCTGCGTAAATTTCCTTTGAATCGTTCGGTCTATTCTTGCATAATTCTAATAACCTTCTATAGTTGTCAGGGTCACTTTTTTGCATTGAAACTAGGGGAGAACAGTTCtccattaaaattaaagcCAGTTTACTTTCCTTCAAATCAACTAGTTCTCTCACTATCTTAAAGAGCGTcaattaatactaaaaatACCTGGTCGtatagtttaaataatgtatcCTGCGATAATTTCATTGTGTCTATTGACTCCAAAACTTGGCTCCATCTGCCCATTTGGGCATCAGAGATCAAAACCTCCAAATTCGAAACACTATTTAGGGAAACTCCGGTCTCCTCTTGCATTACAAGTAGTGTTTTCTTTAAGTTATTTTCTTTCAGATATTGTAGAATTAATTTCACAacactaaaattaattatgttagttttaattaagtaaattattgaatatgaaaataaGATTCATTGGTATAGTAGAAACTAACTCGTCGCTAGACACATCAAGATTTCTTTCCATTTTAAAGGTGTAAAAAAGAGTTATAGATGTAAATTTTAGTGTTAATTAAGTCTGAGTATGACAATTTAGGGtacataaaatattcaCAAGATTCTAAATGATTAAGCCAATATTACACCCATAACATCTAATAGAGAtgtaaaattgttttaaacaaataaaacCTAAATATAACCCCTAATATGTTTATTTCATTAACATAATATTCCCCACCCATTACACCAATACCCAAATTAAGCCTCTATtgttcattattattacataattgtataatctttttcaatttacttttagttttatttatttatacataaatgATTATCTTTTGAATTCAAAATGTGTTTAATTAAGTTTTATTTTTCCAGAATATATTGGATtccattttaaaattttctctcaaaataatttgtaacaAATTTTTAGTCTGTTTTTTCAATTATGTCTTACTTTTTTAAGGGACTTTCCTCTCTAAGGCCAATTTCCAACTCCTATTTCAACTACAACAGACTTGGCCTTAATGACTTGAACTGTATACAGACCCGTGGTTTTGGAAGCGGTGACATCCAGGCGGTCGCAGCAAGGATTAAATCAGTGAAATCCATTCAAAAGGTTAATTAAAGagaattgataaatttttcATAGATTACTAAGGCAATGAAGATGGTTGCAGCCTCAAAACTTAGAGCAGATCAGAGAAGACTTGAAATAGGGAGACCTTTTTCTCAACCTTCTCAGGTACGTTTGTTACCTAGTCATTTTTGTGTTTGTTGACACTTTCTTAGGATGTGTTGAACTTGCTACCAATCTCAACTACAGAAACGGGCCATAAAGACACAGCCTTGGTCATAATGGCTTCAGGTAATTATAAGTTTATACaaacttaaatttttatttagaCAAGGGTTTGTGCGGAGGTATTAACTCCTCGGTTGCGAAAGCTACCCGAAATCTACTTCAAAACGTTGACTCACAGTCTTCAGCATACTCTTTGTATGTTATCGGAGAGAAGGCTAGGAGCGCTCTCCAGAGAAACTACCAAAAAATGTTCAAAAACGTATTCACTGAACTTACAAAGACGCCATTTAACTACGCAAAAGCAGCGTACATTGCAGAGCTTCTTCGCAACGTAagatttttttatttaattgttgTTTTAGGGGAACCATGacaatataaaaattatttataaccATTTCAAATCAGTAATAAGCTACGAAACTCAAGTGTTGGATGTATTAACTTGGAAACAATACTCATTGGTTAGATTATTCGATTTAAACATTGTTTTAGATGAATAAACGGGAATTGAACGTTTTTGAGACTGAGCCGGACATTGGGAAATTCTACCCTGATTTTTACGAGTTCTACTTGACTTCTTGCATCTACGGTTGTATGCTAGACTCCCTCGCATCAGAGCAGTCTGCAAGAATGTCTGCTATGGATAACGCATCCTCAAACGCCACTGATATGCTCAGTAAACTAACCCTAAAGTATAACAGAGCCAGACAATCCAAGATAACTCTGGAACTAATAGAAATCATCTCGGGAGCCAACGCTCTTTAATGTACTACATACTGTATATATTAGACAAATTGTAAAGAGATTAACGATAAGATTTCTGGTAACGTGCGCGAGCGCCAGGACCTCCGAACTTCTTAGGCTCGCAACGGCGAGAATCCGCGATCAAAAGCGAACGGTCGTAGCTGACGAGTTCGTCAACGAGTTTCTTCTTTGAGGCCTCGTCAACATACTTCTGATAGTATGCGACAACTGCCTTAGACATAGCTTGCCTAATTGCGTAGACCTGGGATGTAAACCCACCACCACGGACGCGGAGCCTCAGGTCCAACTTACTCAAGCGCTTCTTGCCAACTATGTAAAGTGACTCCAGAGCCTTTGTGCGTAGAGTTACCGGCTCTAACAAATCCAAAGGTCTCCCGTTCACACGGACGACCCCAGTGCCGCTTGTACATAAAGCGACACATACTGCGCGCTTCTTGCGTCCAAATGTTTGAACCTTCTGGCTCTTAGATGAATTCGATACCatcctaaaatattaatttggaTCCAAGGTAATAAGCTAGAGATTTATAACAATATAATGTGGATAAGGACCAAAGGAAAGGAAATAAAGTTAACAGAGTATAGACAAAGGAATCTAACTAGCTTATTGAATATAGTTTAAGATTAATAcctttaattatttaatttaattataaaaattatgagtatataaattgtgttaaaaattaattggaaataattattgaGTATTTTGATAAAAGTCAAAGCCCCATCTCTAACAGTAACACAATCGATCAAACAGAATCcaataaaacaaataaacacctgtatatatttatatactactctttaatataattttatattattatttcgattttattattgatttatcGGTATGTTGATATCCAGACGTGATCTACTTATTTAGCCTTCCATATTTTCATCCTGACCAAAATACCCTTTTTTCTTTTCTAATCAAATTTTACACttttattaatcattttattattttgcTTTTGTCTGAATATTGTTTATAGGTTGAACATTTTTGATTgtataatacattttatatcaAGGTGGGTTAAAATAAAAgcatattaattttcagaTGGTGAAACACAATAATATGTTATCGGATGTTCACAGGGTGAAATGTAGTCACCGCTTTGTGAAACCTGTTTTGAATCAAGCAGGCAAAAAGAAAAGAAGAAGGCTTGCACGTCAAAGGAAGGCAGCTGCTTCAGGATTAACACCCACCGGATATCTAAGGCCTCTAGTACATATGCCCACTAGGCGTTATAACTATAAGCTTAGATTTGGACGTGGTTTTACTTTACAGGAATTAAAGGCTGCTGGCTTGGGAAAGAAGGTTGCTAGAAGCATAGGAGTCTCAGTAGATCACAGAAGAACAAACAAGTGCTCAGAAAGCTTAAACCTCAATGTAAATAGACTTAAGACTTATCTCTCTAAGTTGGTCCTATTCCCAAGGAAGAAGCATGCCAAGAAGGGTTTCGCAGGACTTCCATCTGACACTCCTAGAGAAAAGTTACGTACAATGGCCCTCACAAAGCAGTCAGTTAAGAAGGTTATGCCTGTTGTCCAGGAATTCGTTTCAGAACCCCCAAGAGAAGTAACAGAGAAAGACACCAGCACCAATGTTTATCACAAGCTGCGTGTCGCAAGGAAGGCTGCAAAGGCAAAGAAGTCAGCAACAACCGaatcataaattttttacctGAGTTATATTTTAGCACTATTTTTCATGTCaacacattattaattttttatccaaATGGGTTCTCAAAACCCTTTggaaattttagaaaacgaatgtgtaaataaagAAACCAAAGATGAATTGTGTGAAAATAAGCCAGATTTAAAAGATTTCATATCAGATGATGGTACACCCttactaatatataatttaattaatatttttaatatttaatattgtaGAATCGGTGGGAAGTGATGACTCAAGTGATAGAAAAAAGGTAAACAAGGGATATAAAACTGACAAATTTGGACGAAGGATCAGATaccaaattaataaaaaagtATTTGGAAAGAAGGACCAGAAATCAAAGCTAAATGCcagtaaaaaatatgaattatatcaaatgaGGAAAAAAGAGTATGAAAGTGATAGGAATCGGAGTAAAGGAGACTCTGAGAGTGTGTCACAATACCAACTTTCAGCTATAGATAGGATGACCCTGAGAAGAGAACAACTTCTGAAAAAGCACTCCGAAAAGTTTATAAATGACGTCAGGAAGTCTAAAGATGATGACTAGTGTGTAATTATATTGTAGATGGTTCCACCCACAAAGtagaaataatttttaattatgtaatgtaatttgatttaaaataattagtattttacatttatttataccaGTGTAAATGAGATTGTCACACAAACTCTTTGTTTTCAATAAGTTTGTCCTCCAAACGGGTACGTTCTGTGGattctacacatttttcTAGAACCTTATTTGGCGAGACCTTTTGTCAATATTAATGATCCAAGAAGTGAATTTATGCCTAAATGGATAACTGAACCCAATGTTTGAGTTATTAGtttgttattaatttgtttagaTCGCATTTTCAAAAACATTGTTTTCAAAAAACGTAACATCGAATCCTATATACGTCTCTGAAACCATAGATAAGGCTCCATTAACGAAGATTCCACAGGTAAATAAAAACTACTAATTCGCCACTAGATTGCCTTTGTTGGTTACTCAAACGTTGGAAAGTCGAGCCTAATTAACTCTATTCTTTACGGAGCTGATATTCCCCTCTTTGCAAGAAACATAGTATGTTGTTTTATCCATTAAATAACTAGGTTTCTAACTCTAAAATGCTGAAGAACCCCAAATTTGCACCTGTTTCCAAGACTCCGGTTAGTTATAAGTTTCATAAGTTCAATAGGGGAGAACAAGACATTTGTTTACATTTGACCTGGGGAACAATATTTCCCTTGTGGATCTGCCTGGATATGGATGTGCCAAAGTTTCAGATGTAAGTCTATTGATTAATAAGAGTGGTAGGAAGTTAGAAATGAGTGGTCTCTGCTTGTAAATAAGTACCTGAATAGGACTGATAAGTaatcaaaaaataaaaaatatatgaaatGTACAGCTTGTATCGTATTTTCTCGCTGGTTGATTCAATAAAGGGGCCCGTAAAGGAAGATTTTAAGCTTTGGAGCATGTTGAACGAAATGGAAATACCCTTTCAGGTAGTACTCACTAAATGTGACCGTTTGAAGGTAAGGATTTGAATATTAATGGCATATAGCCTGAGGAACTTCACCTGAAATATTCTAAACTGATTCATATACTTAAAGACTACGAAATTTTCGACCAATACGTATACGCCACTTCTGCAACCAGACTTTTGGGAATAAATGAGCTCCGATTGTCAATTTCTCACATAGCTCTAAAGAAGAAAACCGAATCTAAGATTGtatagttttaatttaaatattaatttaattttttaaaaatttgtgTTTATTAATCAAGGTGCTGAATGTAGGTCAAATACTAGTTTATATAATGTGTAAGTTCAGGTATTATTCAGAAATTCGAAAATAGTATACATTGAAGATTTGATTAGACTAAAGACAATTTAAGTGAGTGATTTGGTTTTGTACAATTTTGTGGATGGATTTGTGGTATTGTGGCTCTTCTTAAAGCCGAAGTACAAAAAAACTTGCATGATTACTAACGAGAAGCTAACTTCTTGATTTGTTTAAGCTTTGTTTCGTAACTTTTTTTAACTTcttttatcattttcttACAATCCTTTTTAGATGAAGTATTTATACCCTCATCACCTTCTTGTTCATCAAACACGTCCATATCTGCAAAGGGCCACTCTGAATCATTTTCAGTTTGATCCCCTTGGTTTATACTATCAAGACCATTCAATTGGTCTTCCTGTCCACTTACGAACTCTGACATATCTGACTCAGTCATTTCCGCATTATCCCCTATATTTCCAGACCCCTGAGTTCCTAAATTATTCTCGTAATCAACTGATCTTTCGGCATCCTCATTTGGAATCGTTTCTCCGTAATTActttcatatttttcagGATCTAATTTTGAGTACGTTCCCATAGATTCAGGAGAATATGATTCCTGAGACTCTTGTAAGTCATAACTTCCACTACCAGATTCCATTTCATCAGGCATTGTGCCTTGGTTTGGTATCTGATTTCCGTAATTTTGcttaaattttttatttattatcatattttcCAACTCATCCTCTCTGGTGTCTGGATGTGTCAATCTGAGTAATTCGCCATCTATAATCACAGGCATCACGTAATTCGTATTCAGTCCTTCCTCAGACTTGAACTTAGATCCAGAAGCATATTTGTTGTGTGAGCTCCTTGATTTCTTCAACTTCTGAGACAAATAGTATCGGTCATaatcattttcatcatcagTTGAGAAGGGGAATTTCCCTGCAGATTTAGAGTCGTACTTCTTCCCGTCAGAAATTGCAAGCCACTCGTTTATCACGTGTTGAGGCTCAAGAATTTCTGAGTCCCAGTACCGCTTAGTTTTATCTAGTGAGTTATCAAGTTGCGTATCTAAAATTTCCTCATCAGTTAATTCTGGTAAGGAGGTTTCATCGGTATCTAACTCTGGTAACACGGGGTTTTCCTCCGCATCTAACTCTGGATCATTCTTTTCTTCAGTTGCTTTCTCATTTTCAGGATCTATAGGTGGATCGGTCTTTAAATTTTTGctttttttatttttgtttttcttGCTTTTCTTATTTTTCTTGTTCTTCTTTTTTGGTTTTGACTTTTTTGTTCGTTTAGCTCCTTTCTTTTGTTTCGGTTTTTTCCCTTTTTTGATGGCTTTACTCCTCCTCAAACCCTTGTTTGTATTTTTCTTACTTCGTTTCGCTTTTAATTGGCGTTCATCCGCTCCATCAACTTCTTCAACATTGTTTTCAAGTGCCTGAATCTAAACGTAATTTATGTTCAAAAATCGTACCCTTTTGTCATCTTCTAATTCATCCCCCAATTCGACCAACTTGTTTTCATCCTCATCTCCCTGAACTTTGGTTTCTTCATCtaataaaactatttaTAACCGAGCTAATTTACCTGGAACATTCGAGTCGCTCTCTGGGTTATCTCCAGAGCAAAAGTTTATGAGAGATAAGTTAATAAAAACATATATAAGGGCTATATTGAGCTTCATTAGGTTAATCGGATATTTTAACTGATAGCTGTATTCAATGTttatatgattttaatgacataaattatacatttatcatataataataattaaattgaattaaaaattaaatattaaaggTTATAAAGGTATTTAGTTAACCattactaaatatataaatggaTAATCTAGGATTAAATAAGTGCGataaaaaagaaatttCGGCGAAACTCAAATGTGTGCCTAAATTCTTTGTTAAAAAGATATAATTTAGTACTAAGGCAAAATAGTAcaaataaatcattttgaaattatacatttttattaaaaagtgaaataatataattaaatgtgtagaaGATAATGATTGTGGGATGAGTGACATGAtgttgtaaaaaataacaaaattgacataattattaatttatttatgtatgtatgtatttttaaaatgttttgTATTTCTTCGtgtttatattaattaattattaaatataaatcaaGAAAATGATATGATATGTTCAGTAAATGTCCACcttaattatcaaattgtacaataattttctaattatatacacactaatttttatatttttgataCCAAATTACTCAAATTCAGTTTCATTGCCAacaaaaaaaatatacacatcaaacttaaattttatcaagAATCTCAATGATGGATTCTTTgcatttattaatacacataattttaaaaatgatataaacGATTTTGGAAGTGGACGTAATGTTTGGCTTTTGTTTGAAAAGCCAATTTATGAAACTATGCCACCACCAAAGTCGTTAATCCCAAAGCGCATCCACCTGGATTACGAAAATTTGTTGAGAAGCCATGATCCGTcaaaaattaactttaatACTCGTTTGTGTGATTTTCCTGGCGTTGAAATTCGGGACATAGATAACTTGTATGGTAAAATCTACGATCGGCGTGTTTTGATGAAGCAGATGAGATATTTTTTGGAAAGAGATGATTTTAATTCCATCTGGAGATTAATGGAATATAACAGGGATGTGTTTAACAGAAGGGATTGCGATCTTTTGGTGAAAGATTTTGACCACTTGATGTTCGCAAGGCTGAAATATGAGTATCCTGAGCCTGAGAATTTGGATAGAACAATGCCCTTTCTGGTTTCCAGATACGTTCTCCAACACGTTTTGCAGCAGGATCTGGAGTCTCGTCTCAATTACAAGTGGCTGGAACCCGGAGAAATACCAGAAAAGCTTCCAAAGTATAGCGAAGACTACGTTGAGCCTAAGGCTTCCCCAGAGAACCCAATTCACGTCAGAGATACTGCCGCCTACCGCTCCCTTATGAACCGCTTAGAGAACTATGACGAGAACCTTAGGCTATGCGCTGTTAGGGACCTCTTCCATAGGCTTATAGAGTGCAAGAGGAAGAAGCTAACAAAGTCTTTGAGGAGGTTCCAGAGATTAAAGCCGTTCAAATCACTGTCCTACAGACGTAAAGTTGCTAATGTAAGTctaaatgaaattaagtTTTTCAGAAAATTGACATTGACCGGGTTTCACCATTCCTCTCAAAGCCTATGCGTTGCACTGATGAAATAGTTAAGATTTATACTGATCACTTTGAGGAGGCAGTTAATAAACAGGACCTCGCCACAGCTTGTAGGCTATTAAATCGCTATTCAAGGtaaaaatactaattttTAGTGTATTTTAGGAGGATAATATTCATCGACAAATTCCCGCTTCTGCGTAAATTTATGCGTCTATTCGCT from Theileria annulata chromosome 1, complete sequence, *** SEQUENCING IN PROGRESS *** harbors:
- a CDS encoding uncharacterized protein (Contains 1 putative transmembrane domain;~Apicoplast targetting peptide predicted by the PlasmoAP tool;~1 probable transmembrane helix predicted for TA19360 by TMHMM2.0 at aa 12-34;~Signal anchor predicted for TA19360 by SignalP 2.0 HMM (Signal peptide probability 0.097, signal anchor probability 0.841) with cleavage site probability 0.069 between residues 30 and 31) yields the protein MSTLIIKLYNNFLIIYTLIFIFLIPNYSNSVSLPTKKIYTSNLNFIKNLNDGFFAFINTHNFKNDINDFGSGRNVWLLFEKPIYETMPPPKSLIPKRIHLDYENLLRSHDPSKINFNTRLCDFPGVEIRDIDNLYGKIYDRRVLMKQMRYFLERDDFNSIWRLMEYNRDVFNRRDCDLLVKDFDHLMFARLKYEYPEPENLDRTMPFLVSRYVLQHVLQQDLESRLNYKWLEPGEIPEKLPKYSEDYVEPKASPENPIHVRDTAAYRSLMNRLENYDENLRLCAVRDLFHRLIECKRKKLTKSLRRFQRLKPFKSLSYRRKVANKIDIDRVSPFLSKPMRCTDEIVKIYTDHFEEAVNKQDLATACRLLNRYSRRIIFIDKFPLLRKFMRLFAEIHASKKYNLQALKWLRSTYWSTVKRHKFLIRYNEPMMVMEAGKTLKDLYEEQLEQYRKRRDAINDEKMKKMGVNMDEVRDFSNAYGEDWIPILYPKEFEEGIKYQQERLDKLRKKAEKELNEERRRRSYEDYEMEEEIEVPKEEDL
- a CDS encoding ATP synthase gamma chain, mitochondrial precursor, putative codes for the protein MSYFFKGLSSLRPISNSYFNYNRLGLNDLNCIQTRGFGSGDIQAVAARIKSVKSIQKITKAMKMVAASKLRADQRRLEIGRPFSQPSQDVLNLLPISTTETGHKDTALVIMASDKGLCGGINSSVAKATRNLLQNVDSQSSAYSLYVIGEKARSALQRNYQKMFKNVFTELTKTPFNYAKAAYIAELLRNGNHDNIKIIYNHFKSVISYETQVLDVLTWKQYSLMNKRELNVFETEPDIGKFYPDFYEFYLTSCIYGCMLDSLASEQSARMSAMDNASSNATDMLSKLTLKYNRARQSKITLELIEIISGANAL
- a CDS encoding uncharacterized protein (Contains possible LisH-like and WD40 domains) — protein: MERNLDVSSDDVVKLILQYLKENNLKKTLLVMQEETGVSLNSVSNLEVLISDAQMGRWSQVLESIDTMKLSQDTLFKLYDQIVRELVDLKESKLALILMENCSPLVSMQKSDPDNYRRLLELCKNRPNDSKEIYAGISTETSHQHLTKERKRNIVAEALSKDIEHVPQSRLLALLGMALKWQNHMGILPPGEKFDVFKNISKMSDEAPEYVKNISKIIKLLCDTRCSSSDGFIEVWNWSLGVLDTELSYQANDHFMLHETLITCLAVSRDSEVLASGDQKGNIKIWKIDTGECLKTMNNSHKGAVTCATFSRDSSCLLTGSFDSLARFYLTMDGTRVITGSSDGFVKVWDTRTCECLKSFAAYTHRETDDKDGPLISKSVNTILNLTTGAQNEVLLVCSKSPVLKLFNMNGSCSREFTHEDIENVCFLDVSGTDHRYFTCLVSKRFDWLYALGDDDQVYCFNFKSGTLDNVHDKEAIGLVHHPYNSLMASWGLDRTIKILCP
- a CDS encoding GTP-binding protein, putative (Several FATSA hits to possible GTP-binding proteins), with the protein product MRLSHKLFNLIWRDLLSILMIQEIAFSKTLFSKNVTSNPIYVSETIDKAPLTKIPQIAFVGYSNVGKSSLINSILYGADIPLFARNIVSNSKMLKNPKFAPGRTRHLFTFDLGNNISLVDLPGYGCAKVSDVSLLINKSGRKLEMSGLCFLYRIFSLVDSIKGPVKEDFKLWSMLNEMEIPFQVVLTKCDRLKTTKFSTNTYTPLLQPDFWE
- a CDS encoding 40s ribosomal protein s16, putative → MVSNSSKSQKVQTFGRKKRAVCVALCTSGTGVVRVNGRPLDLLEPVTLRTKALESLYIVGKKRLSKLDLRLRVRGGGFTSQVYAIRQAMSKAVVAYYQKYVDEASKKKLVDELVSYDRSLLIADSRRCEPKKFGGPGARARYQKSYR
- a CDS encoding uncharacterized protein (Contains a putative signal sequence;~Signal peptide predicted for TA19365 by SignalP 2.0 HMM (Signal peptide probability 0.954, signal anchor probability 0.000) with cleavage site probability 0.933 between residues 22 and 23), producing MKLNIALIYVFINLSLINFCSGDNPESDSNVPDEETKVQGDEDENKLVELGDELEDDKRALENNVEEVDGADERQLKAKRSKKNTNKGLRRSKAIKKGKKPKQKKGAKRTKKSKPKKKNKKNKKSKKNKNKKSKNLKTDPPIDPENEKATEEKNDPELDAEENPVLPELDTDETSLPELTDEEILDTQLDNSLDKTKRYWDSEILEPQHVINEWLAISDGKKYDSKSAGKFPFSTDDENDYDRYYLSQKLKKSRSSHNKYASGSKFKSEEGLNTNYVMPVIIDGELLRLTHPDTREDELENMIINKKFKQNYGNQIPNQGTMPDEMESGSGSYDLQESQESYSPESMGTYSKLDPEKYESNYGETIPNEDAERSVDYENNLGTQGSGNIGDNAEMTESDMSEFVSGQEDQLNGLDSINQGDQTENDSEWPFADMDVFDEQEGDEGINTSSKKDCKKMIKEVKKSYETKLKQIKKLASR
- a CDS encoding 60S ribosomal protein l13, putative, which gives rise to MLSDVHRVKCSHRFVKPVLNQAGKKKRRRLARQRKAAASGLTPTGYLRPLVHMPTRRYNYKLRFGRGFTLQELKAAGLGKKVARSIGVSVDHRRTNKCSESLNLNVNRLKTYLSKLVLFPRKKHAKKGFAGLPSDTPREKLRTMALTKQSVKKVMPVVQEFVSEPPREVTEKDTSTNVYHKLRVARKAAKAKKSATTES